From Xylocopa sonorina isolate GNS202 chromosome 2, iyXylSono1_principal, whole genome shotgun sequence, a single genomic window includes:
- the Gfat2 gene encoding glucosamine-fructose-6-phosphate aminotransferase 2 isoform X2, translated as MCGIFAYLNYLTPKSRKEILELLVGGLKRLEYRGYDSAGVALDTADGKDISIIRKQGKVQALEDEIFYHTNIDFESKTYSHVGIAHTRWATHGIPSEVNSHPQRSDIDHAFLVVHNGIVTNYKEVKTLLQQRGYSFESDTDTEVIAKLIHHLWIQHPGYSFRELVEQVVQQLEGAFALCFKSKYFPGECVATRRGSPLLVGIKTKTRLATDHVPILYGKDELPRVNKDHRPHGRTAELPVIPRSESTSEFQPLENKEVEYFFASDASAVIEHTNRVIFLEDDDVAAVKEGALNIHRLRRCMDDPHAREITTLKMEIQQIMKGNYEYFMQKEIFEQPESVVNTMRGRLNFRDNSVTLGGIKDYIPEIKRCRRLMLIGCGTSYHSAIATRQLLEELTELPVMVELASDFLDRNTPVFRDDVCFFISQSGETADTLMALRYCKGRGALIVGITNTVGSSICRESHCGVHINAGPEIGVASTKAYTSQFISLVMFALVMSEDRISLGSRRLQIIEGLKNLDSLIRQVLLLDNKVKELAKSLFQHKSLLIMGRGYNFATCMEGALKVKELTYMHSEGIMAGELKHGPLALVDDSMPVIMIVMRDPVYVKCMNALQQVTARDGKPIVICEEGDEETMMFADKVLEVPKTVDCLQGILTVIPMQLLSFHIAVLRGCNVDCPRNLAKSVTVE; from the exons gAATTTTCGCGTACCTGAATTATCTGACGCCAAAGAGCAGAAAGGAAATCCTTGAGCTACTGGTCGGCGGACTGAAGCGATTAGAGTATCGCGGCTATGATTCTGCTG GCGTCGCCCTTGACACCGCCGATGGCAAGGATATCTCGATTATTAGGAAGCAGGGAAAGGTCCAGGCTCTCGAGGATGAAATCTTTTATC ATACCAATATCGACTTCGAGTCGAAGACTTACAGCCACGTGGGTATCGCCCATACCCGCTGGGCGACTCACGGTATCCCATCGGAGGTGAATTCGCACCCTCAGAGGTCGGACATCGACCATGCCTTCCTGGTGGTTCACAATG GTATCGTGACAAACTATAAGGAAGTGAAGACGTTGCTTCAACAACGTGGCTACAGCTTCGAGAGCGACACCGACACGGAAGTAATCGCGAAGCTCATCCACCATCTGTGGATACAGCATCCGGGTTACTCGTTCCGGGAGTTGGTCGAGCAAGTTGTTCAACAGCTG GAGGGTGCGTTCGCATTGTGCTTCAAGAGTAAATACTTCCCGGGTGAATGCGTGGCTACGAGAAGAGGATCGCCGCTTCTCGTGGGTATTAAAACGAAAACGAGATTGGCCACCGATCATGTACCCATCCTCTATGGAAAAG ATGAACTTCCACGCGTAAACAAAG ATCATCGCCCACACGGCCGCACCGCTGAACTTCCGGTGATACCACGCAGCGAGAGCACCTCCGAGTTTCAACCCTTGGAGAACAAAGAAGTCGAATATTTCTTCGCCTCTGACGCAAGTGCTGTGATCGAGCACACGAACCGGGTCATATTTTTAGAG GATGATGACGTAGCGGCCGTGAAGGAGGGTGCTCTTAACATTCATCGCCTTCGCCGATGCATGGACGACCCTCATGCGAGAGAGATCACCACCCTGAAGATGGAGATCCAACAGATCATGAAGGGTAATTACGAGTACTTTATGCAGAAGGAGATTTTCGAGCAACCCGAGTCCGTGGTGAACACTATGAGGGGGCGTTTAAACTTCCGGGACAATTCTGTCACGTTAGGTGGTATTAAG GATTACATTCCGGAGATCAAGAGGTGCAGACGTTTGATGCTCATTGGTTGTGGAACGAGCTACCATTCCGCTATTGCTACCAGACAACTTTTGGAAGAGTTGACCGAGCTACCAGTTATGGTTGAATTGGCTTCTGATTTCTTGGACAGAAACACGCCGGTATTTAGAGATGATGTTTGTTTCTTCATCTCACAGTCAG GCGAGACAGCTGATACGTTGATGGCTTTGCGTTACTGCAAAGGACGTGGAGCGCTGATCGTTGGTATCACTAATACCGTGGGCAGCAGTATCTGTCGCGAGTCACACTGTGGTGTTCACATAAACGCCGGTCCTGAAATTGGTGTAGCCAGTACGAAAGCTTACACGTCTCAGTTTATCTCTCTTGTGATGTTTGCTCTGGTTATGAGCGAGGACAGAATCTCTCTTGGTAGTAGGCGACTACAG ATTATTGAAGGATTGAAGAATCTGGACAGTCTTATTCGTCAAGTTTTACTACTTGACAATAAAGTGAAGGAATTGGCCAAGTCTCTATTTCAGCACAAATCTTTGTTGATTATGGGTAGAGGATATAACTTCGCCACGTGTATGGAAGGAGCTCTG AAAGTGAAAGAGTTAACGTATATGCACAGCGAGGGTATCATGGCAGGGGAACTGAAACATGGGCCTCTGGCGCTTGTCGATGATTCAATGCCCGTTATAATGATCGTCATGAGGGATCCGGTTTACGTG AAATGCATGAACGCGCTGCAACAGGTTACAGCGCGAGACGGGAAACCTATCGTTATCTGCGAAGaaggagacgaggagacaatgaTGTTTGCCGATAAAGTTCTCGAAGTGCCTAAGACCGTGGACTGTCTTCAAGGAATTCTTACAGTCATTCCAATGCAACTTCTATCTTTCCATATCGCGGTCCTCCGCGGATGTAACGTCGATTGTCCGAGGAATCTGGCGAAATCAGTTACGGTCGAGTAG
- the Gfat2 gene encoding glucosamine-fructose-6-phosphate aminotransferase 2 isoform X4, translating to MCGIFAYLNYLTPKSRKEILELLVGGLKRLEYRGYDSAGVALDTADGKDISIIRKQGKVQALEDEIFYHTNIDFESKTYSHVGIAHTRWATHGIPSEVNSHPQRSDIDHAFLVVHNGIVTNYKEVKTLLQQRGYSFESDTDTEVIAKLIHHLWIQHPGYSFRELVEQVVQQLEGAFALCFKSKYFPGECVATRRGSPLLVGIKTKTRLATDHVPILYGKDHRPHGRTAELPVIPRSESTSEFQPLENKEVEYFFASDASAVIEHTNRVIFLEDDDVAAVKEGALNIHRLRRCMDDPHAREITTLKMEIQQIMKGNYEYFMQKEIFEQPESVVNTMRGRLNFRDNSVTLGGIKDYIPEIKRCRRLMLIGCGTSYHSAIATRQLLEELTELPVMVELASDFLDRNTPVFRDDVCFFISQSGETADTLMALRYCKGRGALIVGITNTVGSSICRESHCGVHINAGPEIGVASTKAYTSQFISLVMFALVMSEDRISLGSRRLQIIEGLKNLDSLIRQVLLLDNKVKELAKSLFQHKSLLIMGRGYNFATCMEGALKVKELTYMHSEGIMAGELKHGPLALVDDSMPVIMIVMRDPVYVKCMNALQQVTARDGKPIVICEEGDEETMMFADKVLEVPKTVDCLQGILTVIPMQLLSFHIAVLRGCNVDCPRNLAKSVTVE from the exons gAATTTTCGCGTACCTGAATTATCTGACGCCAAAGAGCAGAAAGGAAATCCTTGAGCTACTGGTCGGCGGACTGAAGCGATTAGAGTATCGCGGCTATGATTCTGCTG GCGTCGCCCTTGACACCGCCGATGGCAAGGATATCTCGATTATTAGGAAGCAGGGAAAGGTCCAGGCTCTCGAGGATGAAATCTTTTATC ATACCAATATCGACTTCGAGTCGAAGACTTACAGCCACGTGGGTATCGCCCATACCCGCTGGGCGACTCACGGTATCCCATCGGAGGTGAATTCGCACCCTCAGAGGTCGGACATCGACCATGCCTTCCTGGTGGTTCACAATG GTATCGTGACAAACTATAAGGAAGTGAAGACGTTGCTTCAACAACGTGGCTACAGCTTCGAGAGCGACACCGACACGGAAGTAATCGCGAAGCTCATCCACCATCTGTGGATACAGCATCCGGGTTACTCGTTCCGGGAGTTGGTCGAGCAAGTTGTTCAACAGCTG GAGGGTGCGTTCGCATTGTGCTTCAAGAGTAAATACTTCCCGGGTGAATGCGTGGCTACGAGAAGAGGATCGCCGCTTCTCGTGGGTATTAAAACGAAAACGAGATTGGCCACCGATCATGTACCCATCCTCTATGGAAAAG ATCATCGCCCACACGGCCGCACCGCTGAACTTCCGGTGATACCACGCAGCGAGAGCACCTCCGAGTTTCAACCCTTGGAGAACAAAGAAGTCGAATATTTCTTCGCCTCTGACGCAAGTGCTGTGATCGAGCACACGAACCGGGTCATATTTTTAGAG GATGATGACGTAGCGGCCGTGAAGGAGGGTGCTCTTAACATTCATCGCCTTCGCCGATGCATGGACGACCCTCATGCGAGAGAGATCACCACCCTGAAGATGGAGATCCAACAGATCATGAAGGGTAATTACGAGTACTTTATGCAGAAGGAGATTTTCGAGCAACCCGAGTCCGTGGTGAACACTATGAGGGGGCGTTTAAACTTCCGGGACAATTCTGTCACGTTAGGTGGTATTAAG GATTACATTCCGGAGATCAAGAGGTGCAGACGTTTGATGCTCATTGGTTGTGGAACGAGCTACCATTCCGCTATTGCTACCAGACAACTTTTGGAAGAGTTGACCGAGCTACCAGTTATGGTTGAATTGGCTTCTGATTTCTTGGACAGAAACACGCCGGTATTTAGAGATGATGTTTGTTTCTTCATCTCACAGTCAG GCGAGACAGCTGATACGTTGATGGCTTTGCGTTACTGCAAAGGACGTGGAGCGCTGATCGTTGGTATCACTAATACCGTGGGCAGCAGTATCTGTCGCGAGTCACACTGTGGTGTTCACATAAACGCCGGTCCTGAAATTGGTGTAGCCAGTACGAAAGCTTACACGTCTCAGTTTATCTCTCTTGTGATGTTTGCTCTGGTTATGAGCGAGGACAGAATCTCTCTTGGTAGTAGGCGACTACAG ATTATTGAAGGATTGAAGAATCTGGACAGTCTTATTCGTCAAGTTTTACTACTTGACAATAAAGTGAAGGAATTGGCCAAGTCTCTATTTCAGCACAAATCTTTGTTGATTATGGGTAGAGGATATAACTTCGCCACGTGTATGGAAGGAGCTCTG AAAGTGAAAGAGTTAACGTATATGCACAGCGAGGGTATCATGGCAGGGGAACTGAAACATGGGCCTCTGGCGCTTGTCGATGATTCAATGCCCGTTATAATGATCGTCATGAGGGATCCGGTTTACGTG AAATGCATGAACGCGCTGCAACAGGTTACAGCGCGAGACGGGAAACCTATCGTTATCTGCGAAGaaggagacgaggagacaatgaTGTTTGCCGATAAAGTTCTCGAAGTGCCTAAGACCGTGGACTGTCTTCAAGGAATTCTTACAGTCATTCCAATGCAACTTCTATCTTTCCATATCGCGGTCCTCCGCGGATGTAACGTCGATTGTCCGAGGAATCTGGCGAAATCAGTTACGGTCGAGTAG
- the Gfat2 gene encoding glucosamine-fructose-6-phosphate aminotransferase 2 isoform X3 — MCGIFAYLNYLTPKSRKEILELLVGGLKRLEYRGYDSAGVALDTADGKDISIIRKQGKVQALEDEIFYHTNIDFESKTYSHVGIAHTRWATHGIPSEVNSHPQRSDIDHAFLVVHNGIVTNYKEVKTLLQQRGYSFESDTDTEVIAKLIHHLWIQHPGYSFRELVEQVVQQLEGAFALCFKSKYFPGECVATRRGSPLLVGIKTKTRLATDHVPILYGKEGEAPTKDHRPHGRTAELPVIPRSESTSEFQPLENKEVEYFFASDASAVIEHTNRVIFLEDDDVAAVKEGALNIHRLRRCMDDPHAREITTLKMEIQQIMKGNYEYFMQKEIFEQPESVVNTMRGRLNFRDNSVTLGGIKDYIPEIKRCRRLMLIGCGTSYHSAIATRQLLEELTELPVMVELASDFLDRNTPVFRDDVCFFISQSGETADTLMALRYCKGRGALIVGITNTVGSSICRESHCGVHINAGPEIGVASTKAYTSQFISLVMFALVMSEDRISLGSRRLQIIEGLKNLDSLIRQVLLLDNKVKELAKSLFQHKSLLIMGRGYNFATCMEGALKVKELTYMHSEGIMAGELKHGPLALVDDSMPVIMIVMRDPVYVKCMNALQQVTARDGKPIVICEEGDEETMMFADKVLEVPKTVDCLQGILTVIPMQLLSFHIAVLRGCNVDCPRNLAKSVTVE, encoded by the exons gAATTTTCGCGTACCTGAATTATCTGACGCCAAAGAGCAGAAAGGAAATCCTTGAGCTACTGGTCGGCGGACTGAAGCGATTAGAGTATCGCGGCTATGATTCTGCTG GCGTCGCCCTTGACACCGCCGATGGCAAGGATATCTCGATTATTAGGAAGCAGGGAAAGGTCCAGGCTCTCGAGGATGAAATCTTTTATC ATACCAATATCGACTTCGAGTCGAAGACTTACAGCCACGTGGGTATCGCCCATACCCGCTGGGCGACTCACGGTATCCCATCGGAGGTGAATTCGCACCCTCAGAGGTCGGACATCGACCATGCCTTCCTGGTGGTTCACAATG GTATCGTGACAAACTATAAGGAAGTGAAGACGTTGCTTCAACAACGTGGCTACAGCTTCGAGAGCGACACCGACACGGAAGTAATCGCGAAGCTCATCCACCATCTGTGGATACAGCATCCGGGTTACTCGTTCCGGGAGTTGGTCGAGCAAGTTGTTCAACAGCTG GAGGGTGCGTTCGCATTGTGCTTCAAGAGTAAATACTTCCCGGGTGAATGCGTGGCTACGAGAAGAGGATCGCCGCTTCTCGTGGGTATTAAAACGAAAACGAGATTGGCCACCGATCATGTACCCATCCTCTATGGAAAAG AAGGTGAAGCGCCCACTAAAG ATCATCGCCCACACGGCCGCACCGCTGAACTTCCGGTGATACCACGCAGCGAGAGCACCTCCGAGTTTCAACCCTTGGAGAACAAAGAAGTCGAATATTTCTTCGCCTCTGACGCAAGTGCTGTGATCGAGCACACGAACCGGGTCATATTTTTAGAG GATGATGACGTAGCGGCCGTGAAGGAGGGTGCTCTTAACATTCATCGCCTTCGCCGATGCATGGACGACCCTCATGCGAGAGAGATCACCACCCTGAAGATGGAGATCCAACAGATCATGAAGGGTAATTACGAGTACTTTATGCAGAAGGAGATTTTCGAGCAACCCGAGTCCGTGGTGAACACTATGAGGGGGCGTTTAAACTTCCGGGACAATTCTGTCACGTTAGGTGGTATTAAG GATTACATTCCGGAGATCAAGAGGTGCAGACGTTTGATGCTCATTGGTTGTGGAACGAGCTACCATTCCGCTATTGCTACCAGACAACTTTTGGAAGAGTTGACCGAGCTACCAGTTATGGTTGAATTGGCTTCTGATTTCTTGGACAGAAACACGCCGGTATTTAGAGATGATGTTTGTTTCTTCATCTCACAGTCAG GCGAGACAGCTGATACGTTGATGGCTTTGCGTTACTGCAAAGGACGTGGAGCGCTGATCGTTGGTATCACTAATACCGTGGGCAGCAGTATCTGTCGCGAGTCACACTGTGGTGTTCACATAAACGCCGGTCCTGAAATTGGTGTAGCCAGTACGAAAGCTTACACGTCTCAGTTTATCTCTCTTGTGATGTTTGCTCTGGTTATGAGCGAGGACAGAATCTCTCTTGGTAGTAGGCGACTACAG ATTATTGAAGGATTGAAGAATCTGGACAGTCTTATTCGTCAAGTTTTACTACTTGACAATAAAGTGAAGGAATTGGCCAAGTCTCTATTTCAGCACAAATCTTTGTTGATTATGGGTAGAGGATATAACTTCGCCACGTGTATGGAAGGAGCTCTG AAAGTGAAAGAGTTAACGTATATGCACAGCGAGGGTATCATGGCAGGGGAACTGAAACATGGGCCTCTGGCGCTTGTCGATGATTCAATGCCCGTTATAATGATCGTCATGAGGGATCCGGTTTACGTG AAATGCATGAACGCGCTGCAACAGGTTACAGCGCGAGACGGGAAACCTATCGTTATCTGCGAAGaaggagacgaggagacaatgaTGTTTGCCGATAAAGTTCTCGAAGTGCCTAAGACCGTGGACTGTCTTCAAGGAATTCTTACAGTCATTCCAATGCAACTTCTATCTTTCCATATCGCGGTCCTCCGCGGATGTAACGTCGATTGTCCGAGGAATCTGGCGAAATCAGTTACGGTCGAGTAG
- the Gfat2 gene encoding glucosamine-fructose-6-phosphate aminotransferase 2 isoform X1 produces MCGIFAYLNYLTPKSRKEILELLVGGLKRLEYRGYDSAGVALDTADGKDISIIRKQGKVQALEDEIFYHTNIDFESKTYSHVGIAHTRWATHGIPSEVNSHPQRSDIDHAFLVVHNGIVTNYKEVKTLLQQRGYSFESDTDTEVIAKLIHHLWIQHPGYSFRELVEQVVQQLEGAFALCFKSKYFPGECVATRRGSPLLVGIKTKTRLATDHVPILYGKDELPRVNKEGEAPTKDHRPHGRTAELPVIPRSESTSEFQPLENKEVEYFFASDASAVIEHTNRVIFLEDDDVAAVKEGALNIHRLRRCMDDPHAREITTLKMEIQQIMKGNYEYFMQKEIFEQPESVVNTMRGRLNFRDNSVTLGGIKDYIPEIKRCRRLMLIGCGTSYHSAIATRQLLEELTELPVMVELASDFLDRNTPVFRDDVCFFISQSGETADTLMALRYCKGRGALIVGITNTVGSSICRESHCGVHINAGPEIGVASTKAYTSQFISLVMFALVMSEDRISLGSRRLQIIEGLKNLDSLIRQVLLLDNKVKELAKSLFQHKSLLIMGRGYNFATCMEGALKVKELTYMHSEGIMAGELKHGPLALVDDSMPVIMIVMRDPVYVKCMNALQQVTARDGKPIVICEEGDEETMMFADKVLEVPKTVDCLQGILTVIPMQLLSFHIAVLRGCNVDCPRNLAKSVTVE; encoded by the exons gAATTTTCGCGTACCTGAATTATCTGACGCCAAAGAGCAGAAAGGAAATCCTTGAGCTACTGGTCGGCGGACTGAAGCGATTAGAGTATCGCGGCTATGATTCTGCTG GCGTCGCCCTTGACACCGCCGATGGCAAGGATATCTCGATTATTAGGAAGCAGGGAAAGGTCCAGGCTCTCGAGGATGAAATCTTTTATC ATACCAATATCGACTTCGAGTCGAAGACTTACAGCCACGTGGGTATCGCCCATACCCGCTGGGCGACTCACGGTATCCCATCGGAGGTGAATTCGCACCCTCAGAGGTCGGACATCGACCATGCCTTCCTGGTGGTTCACAATG GTATCGTGACAAACTATAAGGAAGTGAAGACGTTGCTTCAACAACGTGGCTACAGCTTCGAGAGCGACACCGACACGGAAGTAATCGCGAAGCTCATCCACCATCTGTGGATACAGCATCCGGGTTACTCGTTCCGGGAGTTGGTCGAGCAAGTTGTTCAACAGCTG GAGGGTGCGTTCGCATTGTGCTTCAAGAGTAAATACTTCCCGGGTGAATGCGTGGCTACGAGAAGAGGATCGCCGCTTCTCGTGGGTATTAAAACGAAAACGAGATTGGCCACCGATCATGTACCCATCCTCTATGGAAAAG ATGAACTTCCACGCGTAAACAAAG AAGGTGAAGCGCCCACTAAAG ATCATCGCCCACACGGCCGCACCGCTGAACTTCCGGTGATACCACGCAGCGAGAGCACCTCCGAGTTTCAACCCTTGGAGAACAAAGAAGTCGAATATTTCTTCGCCTCTGACGCAAGTGCTGTGATCGAGCACACGAACCGGGTCATATTTTTAGAG GATGATGACGTAGCGGCCGTGAAGGAGGGTGCTCTTAACATTCATCGCCTTCGCCGATGCATGGACGACCCTCATGCGAGAGAGATCACCACCCTGAAGATGGAGATCCAACAGATCATGAAGGGTAATTACGAGTACTTTATGCAGAAGGAGATTTTCGAGCAACCCGAGTCCGTGGTGAACACTATGAGGGGGCGTTTAAACTTCCGGGACAATTCTGTCACGTTAGGTGGTATTAAG GATTACATTCCGGAGATCAAGAGGTGCAGACGTTTGATGCTCATTGGTTGTGGAACGAGCTACCATTCCGCTATTGCTACCAGACAACTTTTGGAAGAGTTGACCGAGCTACCAGTTATGGTTGAATTGGCTTCTGATTTCTTGGACAGAAACACGCCGGTATTTAGAGATGATGTTTGTTTCTTCATCTCACAGTCAG GCGAGACAGCTGATACGTTGATGGCTTTGCGTTACTGCAAAGGACGTGGAGCGCTGATCGTTGGTATCACTAATACCGTGGGCAGCAGTATCTGTCGCGAGTCACACTGTGGTGTTCACATAAACGCCGGTCCTGAAATTGGTGTAGCCAGTACGAAAGCTTACACGTCTCAGTTTATCTCTCTTGTGATGTTTGCTCTGGTTATGAGCGAGGACAGAATCTCTCTTGGTAGTAGGCGACTACAG ATTATTGAAGGATTGAAGAATCTGGACAGTCTTATTCGTCAAGTTTTACTACTTGACAATAAAGTGAAGGAATTGGCCAAGTCTCTATTTCAGCACAAATCTTTGTTGATTATGGGTAGAGGATATAACTTCGCCACGTGTATGGAAGGAGCTCTG AAAGTGAAAGAGTTAACGTATATGCACAGCGAGGGTATCATGGCAGGGGAACTGAAACATGGGCCTCTGGCGCTTGTCGATGATTCAATGCCCGTTATAATGATCGTCATGAGGGATCCGGTTTACGTG AAATGCATGAACGCGCTGCAACAGGTTACAGCGCGAGACGGGAAACCTATCGTTATCTGCGAAGaaggagacgaggagacaatgaTGTTTGCCGATAAAGTTCTCGAAGTGCCTAAGACCGTGGACTGTCTTCAAGGAATTCTTACAGTCATTCCAATGCAACTTCTATCTTTCCATATCGCGGTCCTCCGCGGATGTAACGTCGATTGTCCGAGGAATCTGGCGAAATCAGTTACGGTCGAGTAG